GCTTTACAAAACCAAGGAACGCGGCGAAGCGTTCACGAAGGAATTCGCCGAGATCATGAAATGCGAAACCGCGCAACAGCTTTTGGCGAAAACTTCCGACGAGCTCCTTGCTGGAATGCAGGTTTGGTGCGATAGGCACACCTACGAGGTATCCCTCATCTTCTCGCCAACCTGCGATGGGTCGTTCCTTCCCCTCAAGCCGATGAAGGTCTGGAAGGAAGGCGCCGCGAAAAACATCGATATCATGATCGGTTGTACAGAAGACGAGTTCACTTACTTCAAATTCTATTTCGAGGATTTGCCGAGCTTCTGGCATGGCCAATTCCCCATTCATTTCGACGATCAAATCGACACAATCGATTGGGAGGAGAAGTATCGCGAAGCTTACCCCGAAAGAGATTTCGGGGAATACTACACCGACTTCATGAATGTCACGGGCTTCTTCGTCGGCGCAGACCTTATGGCCGAAGAGCAGTCCGAATACAAACCCGTGTACAACTACCTATTCCGCTACAAGTCGCGTATCGAGGGAATGGGGGCATGCCACGCCATCGAGGTTCCCTTCGTCATGAAGAATCTCAACACCCCGAACGGCCTCATGTTCACCGGTCCGAACCCCCCGGCGCATCTCGCCGAGCAGATGAATACGTGCTGGTATAACTTCGCCAAAACCGGCAAGCCTTCTGTCGAGGGAGTGGAGGAATGGCCTGTCTACACCGCAGAAGATCGCGCTCATATGGTCATCGACGAGAATGGGTGGATTGTCAAACATGACATGCGCGCGAAAGACGACGCCGTGTTCCGCCCCATGTATAGCGTTCTGCTGAACGACTAGTGATTCGAGAGAAAAAGGAAAACACCATGGATAAGGAAATGAAACTATCGGGTTATCGATGGGTTGTGCTGCTCACCGTATGCCTTATTTGCTTCATGGCAAACTTCATGCAATACCAGGTTTCAGCATGGGGCGTCGTCGTTATGGACACCCTTGGCATCGATGTCGCGGGGCTTACGAATCTTATGCTGATGCCCATGCTAACCGCAGTGTTTCTGAGCATACCCGCAGGTTCGCTTGCCGACCGTTACGGCGTAAAGATTGTGGTCTCCGTCGGACTTATTTTGTCTGTCATCGGCGGTTTCATTCGCTTCTTCATGATTGCGAACTTCGCCGCCCAGTTGGTTGCCATGTTCTTGATTGGTTGCGGAATCGCTTGCCTCAACGCCAACCTCGCGAAGGTACTGGGAACCTGGTTCAAGCAGCAGACCTCTCTCGCAATGGGCTTCTTTTATGCAGCATCGTGCGTCGCCATCGTCGTCGCCCAGGCATTCAGCACGATGTTCCCGACTCTCGGGATCTCGTACCTAGTTGCAGCGGTTGCCCTTGCCGTCACCGCGCTCTTGTGGATTCTCTTTATGGGCAATGTCCCCAAAGGCGAAAGCCTTCCTGAGCCCGAGCCCGTCATCAAGTACCTCAAGATTGCAATCAAATCGCGCAACGTTTGGTTTATCGCGCTCGCCTATGGCCTGACCCTCGCTTCTACCACCGCTTACTGCTCAATCCTCCCCTCCGCGCTTGAGCTCGCACGCGGCGTCGAAACCTCGGTCGCTGGATCGATGGCGGCAATCATCACCGTTGGCAGCTTCTTCGCCTGCTTCGCCGGCCCCGCCGTCGTACTGAAGCTAGGCAAGAACAAGCCCTTCCTCATCCTCACCACCATCGTCGCTGCAGCGGTCATGATTGTGAACTGGTTCCTTCCCCTGGGAGCCATCATGTGGGTCGTACTCGTCGTCAACGGCTTCATGACCGCCCTCTCCGGCCCTATCATCCAAGCGATGACCCCCGATTTGCCGGAAATCGGTGTGAAGTATGCCGGTTCAGCTGGCGGCATCATCGGCACCGTCGGCCTTTTGTGCTCGTATTTCATTCCCGTTATCGTCTCGACGATCACTGGTGACAATTGGACGATGAACCTTTGTGTCGAGTCTGTCCTGTTCCTCCTGAGCGTAGTGCCAATCGCCCTGTTGCCCGAAACCGGAATCAAAGCTAAGCTGCAGCAAAGCAAGCAATCCGAATAATTTCCCCTGCCGAACCCGCCTCGGCAGACTGCAACCAATCGGAAGGCCCCCTCCTCCCGCATCGCCTTCCGACAATTTATCTTCCTTCGCTGCCCATCGCCATATCCCCACATCAGTGAGCATGGGCAGTGAAGGAAATCGAACGAGAGGACGTCGACATGCCATTGCGGCGTTTTGCAATTCTGCTTTCGGTATGCTGCCTCGCTTTTACGGGCAACTTCATCCAATATCAGGCATCCGCCCTGGCCCTCGATATCATGCCGATGCTGGAAATCAACTCCGTTGGTTTTTCCACCATGTTTCTCGTTCCCATGCTTGCGGCAGTCTTTTTCGGAATCCCCTTTGGACTCGCCGGAGATAAATTCGGTTCCAAACGAGTTGTCGCAACGTGTTTTGCGATTGCTTGCATAGGGGGGTTGCTCAGGATAATCACCCTTTACAGTTACCCCCTTCAATTGGCTTCGCTCTTCCTTATAGGCATCGGAATGGCGGCATTATCGACAAACGTCGTTAAGACCATCGCCCTTTGGTTTGGAAGCAAGACAGACACAGCTGTTGGCGTCTACTATGCAGTATCCTGTCTGGGAATCGTCGCCTCACAAGCAGTGGGGGAACTGTACGACTCGGTCCGCCAAGCATACGTCATCGCAGAAATCGCCCTCGTAGCCGTGACGGCACTTTGGGTTATCGTCGATAAGAACCTTCCAAACGGCGTGAATCCCCCGAGCGAAAAGCCAGCGCTCAACACGTTTCTCGTGGCAGCAAAAAACACCAATGTCTGGCTTATTGCTCTCGCTGTCGGATTCACCCTCTCATCCAGCACAGCTTTCGCTGGACTGCTTCCCCAAGCGCTTGAATCAGGCAAAGGAATGAGCGGATTCGCTGCAGGGAACATGGCAGCCTCGGTAACCATTGCAAGCATTTTCGGATGTATCGCGGGACCTGCACTGTGCGCACATCTTAAAAGCTTTAAGCCCTATCTGATGATTATTAATATTGTCGCAAGCGCAGCAATGCTCTCCGTTTGGTATGTCGAAGGCAATGCTTCCCTACACTTCACTCTGGCAGCAAGTGGCTTTCTTTCAGCCATGACAGGGCCAATCCTTCAAGCTATGCCCGTCATGATGAGGGGAATCGGAAGTCGTTTCGCAGGAAGCGCCAGCGGCATCATCGGCACCGTCAGCCTTGCGATGTCGTTCCTGCTGCCGATATTGATCTCCGCATTATCTAACGAGAATTACGAAATCGATCTCATCATGCAGGCCGCCTGCTTCGCTACCAGCATCCTCCCTATTGCGATGCTCTCGAAGATCGAGAAGGAGCAGCCTGCATAGCCTGTCTTTCAGATCTCCAGGAACCGTGTATACCACCGCGCGACTTGAGGCTGCCGAGGCCGTCCGCAAATAGCACGCCTATACGAAGCGAATTGGCTCATGGCTACGACACGCAGCAGGCTTTATGGGCAGTATCCCAGAGCTAGCGCCTCAAGGGCCATCGCCTAAACCGTCGCCACCCTTCTTCTTGAAAATCGAGGGTCGCGCCCAGCAAGCCCCGAAGACCCGCGCACCCCATACGCTACAGCATCCCGAGCAGCTCCTCGTCGGTCGGGTTGTCGAGCGCGTCAATCAAATCGCGCACCTCCGCAAGCTGGCCTTCCAGCTCGTCGAGCCGCGCCTGGATCCGCTCCTTCTCCGCACGCGCGAACATGCCCAGGCCAGCGAGCTGTTTGCGCAGCTCGTCCTCTTCGGCGCACAGGCGCTTGCCATCTGCCATGAGCTCCGCCCGATCAGCCTCGTGCGCCTCCTGAAACGCCGCCGAAAGCCGCGTACGCTCGGTCTTTAACACGACGCCCGCTCTGGCTGCCACTTCCTGCGTGAACGACTCGGGAAAACGCTGCACAATGCTCTCGGGAATTGAGGCCGCATCGAGGCTGGTGCATCCGCGAAACGCCCGCGGCTCGATTTCCTCCACGCTCTCGGGTATCACGACCTCGCGAAGGGCTTGGCATCCCGAAAAGGCCTCTTCCCCTATCACCTTCAACGTGCCGG
This genomic stretch from Denitrobacterium detoxificans harbors:
- a CDS encoding leucine-rich repeat domain-containing protein, with translation MREITFAETLGCIDDATFQGATSLSRIVAPGVTEINRYAFQRCTSLVDVQFGALKTIGRRAFASCTELERIELPGTLKVIGEEAFSGCQALREVVIPESVEEIEPRAFRGCTSLDAASIPESIVQRFPESFTQEVAARAGVVLKTERTRLSAAFQEAHEADRAELMADGKRLCAEEDELRKQLAGLGMFARAEKERIQARLDELEGQLAEVRDLIDALDNPTDEELLGML
- a CDS encoding MFS transporter, producing MDKEMKLSGYRWVVLLTVCLICFMANFMQYQVSAWGVVVMDTLGIDVAGLTNLMLMPMLTAVFLSIPAGSLADRYGVKIVVSVGLILSVIGGFIRFFMIANFAAQLVAMFLIGCGIACLNANLAKVLGTWFKQQTSLAMGFFYAASCVAIVVAQAFSTMFPTLGISYLVAAVALAVTALLWILFMGNVPKGESLPEPEPVIKYLKIAIKSRNVWFIALAYGLTLASTTAYCSILPSALELARGVETSVAGSMAAIITVGSFFACFAGPAVVLKLGKNKPFLILTTIVAAAVMIVNWFLPLGAIMWVVLVVNGFMTALSGPIIQAMTPDLPEIGVKYAGSAGGIIGTVGLLCSYFIPVIVSTITGDNWTMNLCVESVLFLLSVVPIALLPETGIKAKLQQSKQSE
- a CDS encoding carboxylesterase/lipase family protein; the protein is MEVIMQAETRTGVMQSVTLESGVEAFLGIPYAKQPTGELRWKAPVRLEDSDEHRICDSFGHSACQFKDEVEPASLHEQGEDCLSLNIWVNGAGKTNLPVMVYIHGGAYFSGGSADPLYNGEHFAQSKDVVIVSINYRLNVFASIALDCLPGGEEYKESGYLAILDQIKALEWIKENIAAFGGNPDCITLFGESAGSSSQALLAILPQANTLFQRAILESGPIQLYKTKERGEAFTKEFAEIMKCETAQQLLAKTSDELLAGMQVWCDRHTYEVSLIFSPTCDGSFLPLKPMKVWKEGAAKNIDIMIGCTEDEFTYFKFYFEDLPSFWHGQFPIHFDDQIDTIDWEEKYREAYPERDFGEYYTDFMNVTGFFVGADLMAEEQSEYKPVYNYLFRYKSRIEGMGACHAIEVPFVMKNLNTPNGLMFTGPNPPAHLAEQMNTCWYNFAKTGKPSVEGVEEWPVYTAEDRAHMVIDENGWIVKHDMRAKDDAVFRPMYSVLLND
- a CDS encoding MFS transporter, producing MKEIEREDVDMPLRRFAILLSVCCLAFTGNFIQYQASALALDIMPMLEINSVGFSTMFLVPMLAAVFFGIPFGLAGDKFGSKRVVATCFAIACIGGLLRIITLYSYPLQLASLFLIGIGMAALSTNVVKTIALWFGSKTDTAVGVYYAVSCLGIVASQAVGELYDSVRQAYVIAEIALVAVTALWVIVDKNLPNGVNPPSEKPALNTFLVAAKNTNVWLIALAVGFTLSSSTAFAGLLPQALESGKGMSGFAAGNMAASVTIASIFGCIAGPALCAHLKSFKPYLMIINIVASAAMLSVWYVEGNASLHFTLAASGFLSAMTGPILQAMPVMMRGIGSRFAGSASGIIGTVSLAMSFLLPILISALSNENYEIDLIMQAACFATSILPIAMLSKIEKEQPA